A genome region from Roseovarius sp. THAF27 includes the following:
- a CDS encoding L,D-transpeptidase has translation MLAPTIGAASQPSFPERFLPQLVNARRTDWLPGDLHLVPDDFFLYFMLEEGMAIRYGVGVGRKDLYESGVFTVARKAKWPWWRPTNAMIQREPNKYARFRNGLKGGPNNPLGARAIYLYDDDGRDTYLRIHGTNAPETIGSAVSNGCARLTNKHVKDLYDRVAIGARVYLYPKLNGI, from the coding sequence ATGTTGGCTCCTACGATTGGTGCAGCAAGTCAACCCTCTTTTCCAGAGCGCTTTCTTCCTCAACTGGTAAACGCACGTCGGACGGATTGGCTGCCCGGAGATCTGCATTTAGTACCGGATGATTTTTTTTTGTATTTCATGCTCGAAGAAGGTATGGCGATCCGCTACGGAGTAGGAGTTGGACGCAAGGATTTGTACGAATCAGGCGTGTTCACAGTAGCGCGCAAAGCCAAATGGCCGTGGTGGCGGCCGACCAACGCCATGATCCAAAGAGAGCCGAATAAGTATGCACGATTTAGAAACGGTTTGAAGGGAGGACCGAATAATCCTCTCGGCGCGCGAGCGATCTATTTATACGATGATGACGGCCGAGACACCTATCTTCGAATCCATGGAACCAATGCACCAGAAACCATCGGGTCGGCCGTTTCAAACGGATGTGCCCGCCTCACCAATAAGCACGTAAAGGACCTGTACGATCGTGTTGCGATAGGTGCACGCGTTTATCTTTACCCCAAACTGAACGGCATTTGA